AATCCATGCAGAGTGGGTTACACCTACAAAGGGAGACATTGTGGTAGCACTGGAGCGTGCATTGCTCTCTTCGGAAAAAAGAAAAAGCCTTGAAGCCCAAATTGTGATCGGCACGATTCGAATTAGTGATTTCAAACGTTTTAGGGAAGGTGCTTCATCAGAGCACGATTATCAGCGTGAAAAGCTTAAGCTCCACGCTGACATTTTGGACTATGCAGAAAGCCTTGAGGGTCATCTTACTTATTTAGGGGGAGAGCATTATGTTTTTGTCACAACACGAGGAGTATTTGAACGTGTAACAGAAGGCTATAAATTTATTCCGATTCTTGAAGAAGCTAAACAAAAGTACGAAAGGATGCTCTCAATGGGGATTGGCTTTGGGTATACGGCAAGCGAGGCTGGTGAGCATTCGAGAATTGCTTTAAGACAGGCATCAGAGTTTGGAATGAATCAATGTTTTATTGTACGGGAGGATAAAAGTGCAGTTGGACCAATTGAGATGGCAAGTCCTCTGGTGTATCAGCTTTCCTCTTCCGATGCTGAAATGATAAACAGAGCGAAAAGAGCAGGGATGTCAGCCGTCCATCTGGAGCGGATGCTCGCTAAAATGCATCGTACAGAAAAAGAATTTTACACAGCCCAGGACATGTCTTCCATTTTAAATGTTACAATACGAACGGCCCATCGGATCTTGCTGCAATGGACAGAAGCAGGCATTGCAGCAGCGGCAGGGGAAGAAAAGCTGAAAACAAAAGGCCGGCCCCGGCAGCTTTATAAGATTTTCATTGAAGAAAAGCAGGAAGGCAGCCATTGAGAATATGGCGGCCTTTTCATGTGAATTCAAGACAGGATTTCTCTTAACCATTCATAGAATACATCGATTTGAAAGAAACAGATTATGATAAAATGAAAGGAAAACCGGACCAAAGAATTTCGGGAAATCCTTGCCGGACTGCCCATTACTTAAATTTTTCATATTTACAGGTGTTCAATAGAAAAAATAATGAAGGTGGTAGTTCTTAATGAAAAAAACCGTAAAAGTCGTTGGAGCGGTCATACATAATGATCAAAACCAAATTCTATGCGCTCTGCGTTCTCCTGAAATGTCACTGCCTGACTATTGGGAGTTTCCTGGCGGGAAAATTGAAGATGGGGAAAGCCCGGAAGAAAGTCTTGTTCGTGAAATAGAAGAAGAGCTTGGGTGCAGAATACATGTAAAAGAAAAAATTGTGGATGTTTTACACGAATACGACAAGGTTATTGTGAATTTATTAACCTATCATGCATCCATTGTTTCAGGGAATCCTGAAGCGAAGGAGCATGCAGAATTAAGATGGACGGCTGTGGAGGCGCTTAATGAATTGGAATGGGCGCCGGCAGATATTCCCACCGTCCTTCACTTGAACAATAGGAACTAAAAGGCAGAGCCGGGAATATGTATTCCGCCTCTTATTCTGTCATGCAAACTGTTACAAGATTACAGAACGTTTCAAAGAGATAACATTTGGACGGAAATGGTTTCTTTTTCATTGCCTGTTCGATACAATGCGAAATGAAGCTATTTTCAAATATTATCGCAGCAGGAGGAGAAAAGATGAAAAAAATAATGTATCCTCTCACCATAGGATTAATGAGTATGGTTTTGGCGGCATGCGGAGCCCAGGACCAGGCAAAAAAGGAAGAACCTAAGAAAACAGAAGAACAGGCTAAAGCAGATCAGCCAAGCCAAAAAGAACAGCAAAAGCAAATGGAAGAAATGCAGAAGAAAATGGAAGCTCAAAAAGTAGATGAAAAGAAAACAGTCGCTACAGTGAACGGTAAGGCAATAACAGGAAGCGACTACAATAGTGTTCTGTCTTCCACTCAAATGCAAATGCAGCAAATGGGCCAGGATCCAACTTCAAAAGAAGCGGAAAAGCAAGTTAAAGATCAGACCGTTAATACGCTGGTCGGTCAGAATATCCTGATGCAGGAAGCTGATAAAAAAGGCTACAAAGCATCTGCTGATGAAGTAAAGAAGCAGATAGATGAAATTAAAAAACAATACAATAATGATGATAAAAAGTTCCAGGAAGCACTTAAGATGCAGGGAATGGACGAAAAGCAGCTTAATGAGCAAGTGGCTCAAAGCATTAAAATGAACCAGTATGTATCAAAAGAAATTCCTGCCCCTAAAGTAACGGACAAAGAGATTGAAGAATATTATAACCAGTTTGCACAGCAGGGCGGACAAGGCGGACAAAAACCGCCTAAGCTTGAGGAAGTTAAACCGCAAATCCAGCAGCAGCTGACCCAGCAAAAGCAAAACGAAGCACTTGGAAAAAAGGTAGAAGAGCTTAAGAAAACAGCTAAGGTAGAAATTAAAATTTAAGAATATGAACTTGAAGGCAAAAACGGCCCATAAGCTGATATGGGTCGTTTTCCTGTTATAATAGACGCAACAATGGGTGCCAATCTCCGTTAGAGGGAATAGACGTTACACTCAAAAAATTTAGCGGACGAGGTCCATAAACAAATCTTCTGGAATGGCATGATGAAGCTTCCATCGAATGCTCATTGGCTTGTCGCCATGACTTGAGACATAATCCACTTCTCCAAGATAAGAAAATGGGAGAGTCATACCGTGCATTTCAGTAAATTTCCTTACGAACAAATGGATGTGAATGCCTAGCTCTTGATGATGGATGTAATTTTGTCCTACAGTTGAAGAATGGGATGTTTGGTTTTGGCTTTGCCAGTGGAAATGCTTTTGATCAATAAAATAGTCTTGATAGTGAAGGTGCTTTTCCACTCGGTCAGACTTGTTCAAATTGATAAACAGCAGGTAATGGCAGCCTGTTTTGCTTACACCCTCGCGCCATGTTCCTTCCGCGACTCCCGCTTCAAATAAAAAGATCAAATCATTTCTCGTATAATTTTGATAAAGAGAGAGCTTGTCTCCTTTTAAAAACTTTTCAGGATGATACATTCGTCTAAATTCAATAATTCCATAATCAATTCGGTCCTTAATGTATTGATATACAGAGGGATTCTCTGAAAGAGTTAAAATCTCTTCTCTCAGCCTCAAAACAGAACCGTCTGATTCCCCTATAACGAGCTTTGTTTTTTTATCCGGTGTGCTCAATCTTAAAAAAGACTGCTGGATGATCGTCTGATGGGTTGCAAATTTGACAGGTACTCCAAATTTTTTCTCCATGTGCCTCGTAACATCCTCAGCCAGTACATCCTTTTGCATGAATGCGAGCTCCAAGACAATCAGCTCATATGGCCATTTAACGGGAACCATTTTTTCAAGGCGCTCTATAAGGAACAATAAGGTGCGATTATTCAGAATCTCCTCGTCCAATGGGGAAAGATCCTGCATTTTTTCCTTGACCTTGACCCACGTCCCGTATTTATGTACAAAGTACCCAAAGCTGGGTGATTGTTCAGAATAGAGAAAGTCCAGAATTTCTGGTGATCGTCCCAGTTCATTTCGGAATTGATGATAAAGCATTTTCAGCATTTCAGAAGAATTCATCTTGATGGAATCAATTCGATCGAGAACTTCTTTTCTTGTGATTGGATCAAGGTCCACGTACGAACCGCCAGGAAGATCAGAAAACTCATGGGTGATGGCAACTCTCAGCGAATCCTTGTCAAATCCTCTCTGATTCATCTGGCCGGAAAGAGCAAGAGGAACAACGAAGGATTTCTGGTAGTTTCCGATAAAATCAAGCACCGTTACAAACTCTTTTCTTGGTACTTTCCTTAATCCGCGTCCAAGCTGCTGAATGAAGATTGCAGATGATTCTGTGGGCCGCAAGAATAAAAGCAAGTTTAGTTTTGGTATATCAATTCCCTCATTGAAAATATCAACTGTAAAAATGAGCTGCAGCGGATGATGATCATCTTCCAGCTTACTGACCATTTCTTTCCGATAGGTTATGGAGTGCTCACCTGTGAGAAATGAAGTCACGTATCCTCTTGCATTAAATTCTGTACTCATATATTTGGCATGGGCAATATTTGTACAGAAACCAAGCCCAGTCAGGCGGTCACCGTCATATCCGTAATGTTCCATCATTTCAATAATAAAATCAGTTCGGCGATTGGTACTTAATGCTTTAACTAGAGCATCCTCCTGATACAGTCCGTTCCGAAGAGGAATGGAAGAATAATCGATTGTTTGGTCCGAAACGCCAAAATAGTGAAAGGGTGCTAGCAATTCAGATTCCAGGGCGTCACGTAGCCTGATTTCGTAAACAACATTGTGGTCGCAAATGGCCAGTACATCTTTCCCGTCCAGACGTTCTGGTGTTGCAGTCAAACCTAATAAAAAATCAGGTTCAAAGTAATCAAGCACCCTTTTATACGAAGGAGCTTCTGCATGATGAAATTCATCAATAATGATGTAATCGAAAGAGTCTGAATGGAATCGGACCAAGTTATTTTCCCTGTGGAGGGATTGCACAGTACTGAAGACATAACGGTGATCAAATTGCTTCTGTGTTCCCGTTACTTTTCCATATAGCGAGGCATCGGGAATGACCTTCTGAAAAGCAGAGATGGCATTATCAAGCAGTTCTTCCCGGTGGGCGATGAATAACAGCCTATTTGGTTTTACTGCCTTTACGTCAAACGCAGATAAGTATGTTTTCCCCGTTCCGGTTGCTGCAATAATGACTCCTTTTCTGTTGCCTGAGCTGCGGGTCTTCACCAAATTTTCCAAAGCCTTTTTTTGCATGGAATTCGGTATGATGCCAGTTGTATATAAAGCAGGAGCCTCTGCAGCAGCGGCAGCCTGTTTATAGGCAAATTGTTCATAATCATTTCTTGCTTTTTGATAGGACTCGTATTCTGTAATCAAATCGTCAGTTAGAGGAAGACACTTCGGATCTTGCCAGGTGGAATCAAAGACCTTTTTTGTTTGGTCAAAAACAGGGAAATAGGGTGAATCAGGAATTTTTACATTTAGTTCGTGCCCATTAATAAGGGCCGAATGAGACAGGTTGGATGAACCAATGATGACGTTATGGAAACCGGAATGCCGGTGGAACAGATAGGCTTTCGTGTGAAATGACTCGGTTTGCGAAGGAAGCACCCGAACTGTTACATTGGAGAAACCCTGTAACCTCTTTAATGCTTTTGCCTCTGTAATCCCCAGATAAGTTGATGTAATAATTCGTACCGGAATACCTCTTTGTTCCAGCTCAAGCAGCGGCTGTATAAGGAGCTGAAGACCGGACATCCGGATAAAACTAACCATAAACTCTGCAGAATCTGCTGTGAGCATTTCAAATTTCAAAGTTTTAAAGAAATTTTTAATTGAATGTTTTTCGTTATGCAGTAAATTCAGGCGGGAAAGAAAGAAATCCTGAAAATAAGGCATTTCTTTTCCATCACGATTATATGTAACCATGGAAAGCGGAAGCGAAA
The Metabacillus sp. FJAT-52054 genome window above contains:
- a CDS encoding (deoxy)nucleoside triphosphate pyrophosphohydrolase, producing MKKTVKVVGAVIHNDQNQILCALRSPEMSLPDYWEFPGGKIEDGESPEESLVREIEEELGCRIHVKEKIVDVLHEYDKVIVNLLTYHASIVSGNPEAKEHAELRWTAVEALNELEWAPADIPTVLHLNNRN
- a CDS encoding SurA N-terminal domain-containing protein, which produces MKKIMYPLTIGLMSMVLAACGAQDQAKKEEPKKTEEQAKADQPSQKEQQKQMEEMQKKMEAQKVDEKKTVATVNGKAITGSDYNSVLSSTQMQMQQMGQDPTSKEAEKQVKDQTVNTLVGQNILMQEADKKGYKASADEVKKQIDEIKKQYNNDDKKFQEALKMQGMDEKQLNEQVAQSIKMNQYVSKEIPAPKVTDKEIEEYYNQFAQQGGQGGQKPPKLEEVKPQIQQQLTQQKQNEALGKKVEELKKTAKVEIKI
- a CDS encoding DUF3427 domain-containing protein; translation: MQSNNGYYEELFLTGKEYPGAHVIQRLSPKEYIEVLVLHAARGLSEKFTSLIENDQYSEMTRLASELSSLLKDGEDQFSLPLSMVTYNRDGKEMPYFQDFFLSRLNLLHNEKHSIKNFFKTLKFEMLTADSAEFMVSFIRMSGLQLLIQPLLELEQRGIPVRIITSTYLGITEAKALKRLQGFSNVTVRVLPSQTESFHTKAYLFHRHSGFHNVIIGSSNLSHSALINGHELNVKIPDSPYFPVFDQTKKVFDSTWQDPKCLPLTDDLITEYESYQKARNDYEQFAYKQAAAAAEAPALYTTGIIPNSMQKKALENLVKTRSSGNRKGVIIAATGTGKTYLSAFDVKAVKPNRLLFIAHREELLDNAISAFQKVIPDASLYGKVTGTQKQFDHRYVFSTVQSLHRENNLVRFHSDSFDYIIIDEFHHAEAPSYKRVLDYFEPDFLLGLTATPERLDGKDVLAICDHNVVYEIRLRDALESELLAPFHYFGVSDQTIDYSSIPLRNGLYQEDALVKALSTNRRTDFIIEMMEHYGYDGDRLTGLGFCTNIAHAKYMSTEFNARGYVTSFLTGEHSITYRKEMVSKLEDDHHPLQLIFTVDIFNEGIDIPKLNLLLFLRPTESSAIFIQQLGRGLRKVPRKEFVTVLDFIGNYQKSFVVPLALSGQMNQRGFDKDSLRVAITHEFSDLPGGSYVDLDPITRKEVLDRIDSIKMNSSEMLKMLYHQFRNELGRSPEILDFLYSEQSPSFGYFVHKYGTWVKVKEKMQDLSPLDEEILNNRTLLFLIERLEKMVPVKWPYELIVLELAFMQKDVLAEDVTRHMEKKFGVPVKFATHQTIIQQSFLRLSTPDKKTKLVIGESDGSVLRLREEILTLSENPSVYQYIKDRIDYGIIEFRRMYHPEKFLKGDKLSLYQNYTRNDLIFLFEAGVAEGTWREGVSKTGCHYLLFINLNKSDRVEKHLHYQDYFIDQKHFHWQSQNQTSHSSTVGQNYIHHQELGIHIHLFVRKFTEMHGMTLPFSYLGEVDYVSSHGDKPMSIRWKLHHAIPEDLFMDLVR